The Sporomusa termitida genome has a window encoding:
- the mutL gene encoding DNA mismatch repair endonuclease MutL, with protein sequence MSEQVIRVLDENTANKIAAGEVVERPAAVIKELVENSIDAGGRNIEIEIVDGGTNFIRVTDDGKGMSYEDAQLAVKRHATSKIRTAEDLTAIYSLGFRGEALPSIAAVSKFTLTTRLLDEPLASYVEIHGGIPVDVREAGAGCGTTVIITDLFFNTPARRKFLKSPAAESGHISDIVTKLSLSHPQIAFKLISNQRLILSTGGNGRLADTIADIYGHKVVPELIPVEYSHDGIAVSGYVAKPAMLKSTRQWQTFMVNKRVVNSRMLGKALDNAYFSLLPKNGYPLAVLDIHIPVDAIDVNVHPQKKEVKFSDDQKIYRAVYKAVSSSLTLPASHSQAAAAAQFSPPPAFTFNPQTGAGGVAEPYRGYSQTSGQEPAAIAGTSRQWTPALWQESASFADVRQAIRQEEQLIVSDEAADGQQPACPLYPLGQIESCYIVAQGPDGLYIVDQHAAHERILYDRMSRAKGRVPVQQLLVTPFLEFTAGDCDSMTENREIFYQLGFTLEQAGADTMRLSEMPVDIPLADAEPVIRQILKLIAELHQPTAQELRHAYLQMAACRSAIKAGDTLNMRQIQALISELYTTDLPYTCPHGRPTIVRFGPEELAKMFKRT encoded by the coding sequence ATGAGCGAGCAGGTAATCCGTGTATTAGATGAAAATACGGCTAATAAGATTGCTGCCGGTGAAGTTGTTGAACGGCCGGCCGCAGTGATTAAAGAGCTTGTAGAAAACTCAATTGATGCCGGCGGCAGGAATATTGAGATTGAAATCGTCGATGGCGGAACGAATTTTATCCGTGTTACCGATGATGGCAAAGGGATGAGCTATGAAGATGCCCAACTGGCTGTAAAACGTCATGCCACCAGTAAAATTCGCACGGCCGAGGATTTAACAGCAATATATTCCCTGGGGTTTCGCGGCGAGGCTTTACCCAGTATTGCCGCCGTGTCAAAATTTACCCTGACTACCCGTTTGCTTGATGAACCCCTGGCAAGTTATGTTGAGATTCATGGCGGCATTCCTGTAGATGTCCGCGAGGCGGGGGCGGGCTGTGGTACAACTGTGATTATCACCGATTTGTTTTTTAATACCCCGGCCCGCCGCAAATTTCTGAAATCACCGGCGGCTGAAAGTGGTCATATCAGCGACATTGTCACCAAGCTGTCCCTGTCACATCCGCAGATTGCTTTCAAATTAATCAGCAATCAGCGCCTGATTCTGTCTACAGGCGGCAATGGGCGGCTGGCAGACACCATTGCCGATATTTACGGGCACAAGGTTGTGCCGGAGCTAATACCGGTAGAATATAGCCATGACGGCATTGCTGTGTCCGGCTATGTAGCCAAACCGGCCATGCTGAAAAGCACCCGTCAGTGGCAGACATTTATGGTTAACAAGCGGGTAGTAAACAGCCGCATGCTGGGGAAGGCACTGGATAATGCGTATTTTTCTTTATTGCCGAAAAATGGCTATCCGCTGGCCGTACTTGATATTCATATCCCCGTAGACGCCATTGATGTCAATGTGCATCCGCAAAAAAAAGAAGTTAAGTTCAGTGATGATCAGAAGATATACAGGGCAGTATATAAAGCAGTCTCATCAAGTCTGACCCTGCCTGCCTCCCATAGTCAGGCGGCTGCAGCTGCTCAGTTTAGTCCGCCCCCGGCTTTTACTTTTAACCCGCAAACAGGGGCCGGCGGTGTTGCTGAGCCATATCGCGGCTACAGTCAGACCAGCGGGCAGGAACCTGCCGCTATAGCCGGAACCTCCCGCCAATGGACACCTGCTTTATGGCAGGAGAGTGCCTCTTTTGCCGATGTCAGACAGGCGATCAGACAAGAGGAACAGCTAATCGTAAGTGATGAGGCTGCTGACGGGCAGCAGCCAGCCTGCCCGCTGTACCCTTTGGGACAGATTGAGTCCTGCTATATTGTGGCCCAGGGACCGGACGGCCTGTATATTGTTGATCAGCATGCCGCGCACGAGCGCATACTCTATGACCGTATGAGCCGGGCCAAAGGCCGGGTGCCTGTGCAGCAGCTGTTAGTAACCCCCTTTCTGGAATTTACCGCCGGCGATTGTGATAGCATGACCGAAAACCGGGAAATCTTTTATCAGCTGGGGTTTACGCTGGAACAGGCCGGCGCGGATACAATGCGGCTAAGTGAGATGCCTGTAGATATTCCCCTGGCTGACGCCGAGCCGGTAATCCGGCAAATTTTAAAGCTGATAGCCGAACTGCATCAGCCCACTGCCCAGGAGCTGCGCCATGCTTATTTGCAGATGGCAGCCTGCCGCAGCGCCATCAAGGCAGGGGATACGCTTAATATGCGGCAGATCCAGGCCTTAATCAGCGAGCTGTACACAACTGATTTGCCCTACACCTGTCCGCATGGCCGGCCGACGATTGTAAGATTTGGGCCGGAGGAGCTGGCGAAAATGTTTAAACGGACATAA
- a CDS encoding tyrosine-type recombinase/integrase, with product MKFVEPFRSKKDIEAVRLYLRGKALKHGLWFWLGVNSALRISDLLALQVGDVRKPDGSIVTRIVLKEQKTGKTKEFPISDKIRAEIQNVIRFYGLNDAAEPLFPSNKTGEKGSLKAIGRSYANQLITEAARMCNIPGNFGSHSMRKSFAYFAWEQGTDVLLLMDLLNHSSPRDLRRYIGITQDQLNAVYLSVDL from the coding sequence ATGAAATTTGTTGAACCATTCCGGAGTAAAAAAGATATTGAAGCCGTCCGTCTGTATCTGCGGGGCAAGGCGCTTAAGCATGGGCTTTGGTTTTGGCTTGGGGTGAATTCGGCGTTGCGGATTTCCGACCTGCTGGCATTACAGGTTGGTGATGTCCGCAAGCCGGATGGTTCTATTGTCACCCGCATTGTCCTGAAAGAGCAAAAAACCGGTAAGACCAAAGAGTTTCCGATCTCTGATAAAATCCGGGCTGAAATTCAAAACGTGATCCGGTTTTATGGCCTGAACGATGCGGCTGAACCGCTGTTTCCCAGCAATAAGACGGGAGAGAAGGGAAGCCTTAAGGCCATCGGGCGCTCTTACGCCAATCAGCTTATTACCGAAGCGGCCAGGATGTGTAATATTCCGGGTAATTTCGGCAGTCATTCCATGCGCAAAAGCTTTGCTTATTTTGCCTGGGAGCAAGGCACCGATGTTTTACTGTTGATGGATTTACTGAATCATTCTTCACCGCGGGATTTGCGGCGTTATATTGGCATAACGCAAGATCAGCTGAACGCAGTGTATTTAAGTGTGGATCTATAA
- a CDS encoding GTP-binding protein has translation MQLITVAGPPSAGKTSVILNIIKALQGDGVKTGVIKFDCLSTQDQKLYEKNNVLVKTGLSGNLCPDHFFVTNIQDCLEWGIKQNLDLLITESAGLCNRCSPHIRGVMAVCIIDNLSGVNTPRKIGPMLKLADIIVITKGDIVSQAEREVFAFRVKQANPGAVIVYVNGITGQGAQEVSRLFKTAAPWDSLGGCSLRFSMPAAVCSYCLGQTRVGVDFQMGNVRKMDLL, from the coding sequence ATGCAGCTAATCACAGTGGCCGGGCCGCCTTCGGCCGGCAAAACATCAGTAATTCTTAACATTATTAAAGCCTTACAGGGGGACGGTGTAAAAACCGGCGTGATCAAATTTGACTGTCTCTCAACCCAGGATCAGAAACTATATGAAAAAAACAATGTCCTTGTCAAGACCGGACTATCGGGCAACTTATGCCCTGATCATTTTTTTGTGACAAATATCCAGGACTGTCTGGAGTGGGGGATCAAACAGAACCTGGATCTTTTAATTACTGAAAGTGCCGGTCTGTGCAATCGCTGCTCGCCCCATATTCGCGGCGTAATGGCTGTGTGTATTATCGATAATCTTAGCGGTGTAAATACACCCCGCAAAATTGGTCCGATGCTGAAACTGGCTGATATTATCGTAATCACCAAAGGGGATATTGTTTCGCAGGCGGAACGGGAGGTATTTGCCTTTCGCGTCAAGCAGGCCAATCCCGGGGCGGTCATTGTTTATGTTAATGGCATTACCGGCCAGGGCGCTCAGGAAGTGAGCCGTTTATTTAAAACGGCAGCTCCGTGGGATTCGTTAGGTGGCTGCAGTCTGCGTTTTTCTATGCCTGCTGCCGTTTGCTCCTACTGTTTGGGACAAACGCGAGTGGGTGTGGATTTTCAAATGGGCAATGTGCGCAAGATGGATTTGCTATAA
- a CDS encoding class I SAM-dependent methyltransferase, translating into MSLIVTTAHKPATAVTQLARDIAARLGVPFVPRDRSLAAIKEKYADCDLIVAAANGPVIHTAAGEYFFHLSMAELRIKNLINGKHDHMVNAMGLRAGMSVLDCTLGLATDAIVASFVAGAQGAVTGLESSPAIALITGYGLQQVTVDSDVDITGSLRRIQVENTAYDQYLTTLADNSFDIVYFDPMFRNPLYKSSNVNPIRTLANMNPLTPAAVQQACRVARHKVVVKEAAGSAEFVRLGLLTVLGGKYSRVQYGVIDCRSKMGNGGQPWSV; encoded by the coding sequence ATGAGTTTAATTGTCACAACTGCCCACAAGCCAGCAACGGCTGTTACACAGCTGGCCCGTGATATAGCCGCCCGGCTGGGCGTGCCTTTTGTCCCCCGGGACCGGTCACTGGCTGCTATTAAGGAAAAATACGCGGACTGTGATTTAATTGTGGCTGCCGCTAATGGACCGGTCATCCATACCGCCGCCGGTGAGTACTTTTTTCATCTAAGTATGGCTGAGTTGCGCATAAAAAACTTAATAAATGGAAAACATGACCATATGGTGAATGCAATGGGGCTTAGGGCCGGGATGTCCGTGCTTGACTGTACCTTAGGCCTGGCGACAGATGCCATTGTCGCCAGTTTTGTGGCCGGGGCACAGGGGGCTGTGACCGGACTGGAAAGCTCGCCGGCGATTGCATTAATAACCGGGTACGGCCTGCAGCAGGTTACGGTTGATTCTGATGTGGATATTACAGGCTCTTTGCGCCGGATACAGGTGGAAAACACTGCCTATGATCAATACCTTACAACGCTGGCTGATAATAGTTTCGACATTGTTTACTTTGATCCCATGTTTCGTAATCCCCTCTACAAGAGCTCTAACGTAAACCCGATCAGGACACTCGCCAATATGAACCCGCTCACGCCGGCGGCGGTTCAACAGGCTTGCCGGGTTGCCAGGCACAAAGTGGTGGTTAAAGAGGCTGCCGGCAGTGCTGAGTTTGTCCGGCTGGGGTTATTAACAGTGTTAGGCGGCAAGTACAGCCGGGTACAATACGGGGTGATTGACTGCCGGTCAAAGATGGGCAACGGAGGCCAGCCATGGAGCGTTTAA
- a CDS encoding ABC transporter substrate-binding protein — translation MELSDLTIGQLIENYPATRAVFIHNGFPQLADDGVLQQLGPVLKLKTALKTKEINMEAFSKLLEEHIADAGLYRRLETGAANAGKLNMVSLLPCPLKVPLEAELSRFIEGMRQAGEIRLEYCSEAFSTNMVNYDDYIKYFEDPDEVPDILMTAGYSFFNPLFMERFVRNGVFSPIGYADIDPRLEQAGLIDKEGHFAVIAVNVLVIVVDLQRLGDLPVPNSWCDLLKPVYEKKIAIRGHNDVFCDIVQLNYYKEYGEAGLTALARSVRYGLHPAQMIKALRSNQADIPPIHVMPYFFANTIADRSHIKTVWPSDGALAFPVSVLVKADKMKLYKELAAFLTGPHIARVCGAAFFPSVHPAGMAGFPDNAGFKWLGWDFIKQHDMEMLAEEINAKFVQEQQK, via the coding sequence TTGGAACTTAGCGATTTGACCATTGGCCAGTTGATTGAAAACTATCCGGCAACCCGGGCTGTGTTTATTCATAATGGTTTTCCGCAGTTGGCCGATGATGGCGTATTGCAGCAACTGGGGCCTGTCCTCAAATTAAAGACAGCGTTAAAAACCAAAGAAATCAACATGGAAGCCTTTAGTAAACTGTTGGAAGAACATATTGCCGATGCCGGTTTATACCGCCGCCTGGAAACAGGGGCGGCGAATGCCGGCAAACTCAATATGGTTTCGCTGCTGCCTTGCCCGCTCAAGGTGCCGCTGGAAGCGGAATTAAGCCGCTTTATTGAGGGAATGCGGCAGGCCGGAGAAATCAGACTGGAGTATTGCTCAGAGGCCTTTTCCACCAATATGGTTAATTATGATGATTATATTAAATACTTTGAAGACCCGGATGAAGTTCCCGATATTCTGATGACAGCCGGTTATAGTTTTTTTAACCCGCTGTTTATGGAACGCTTTGTGCGAAACGGTGTATTTTCACCGATTGGCTATGCAGATATTGATCCCCGTCTGGAACAAGCCGGCTTAATCGACAAAGAAGGACATTTTGCGGTAATTGCGGTAAATGTGCTGGTCATTGTGGTTGATCTGCAGCGGCTTGGTGATCTGCCTGTGCCCAACAGCTGGTGTGATTTGTTAAAGCCGGTTTATGAAAAAAAGATAGCTATTCGTGGCCACAATGATGTTTTTTGTGATATTGTGCAATTAAACTACTATAAGGAATATGGTGAAGCCGGTTTGACGGCCTTGGCGCGGTCTGTAAGATATGGCCTGCATCCGGCGCAGATGATCAAAGCGTTAAGAAGTAATCAGGCCGATATTCCGCCTATTCATGTTATGCCTTATTTTTTTGCTAACACGATTGCTGATCGTTCTCATATTAAGACAGTTTGGCCAAGTGACGGGGCTCTGGCCTTTCCGGTGTCTGTGCTGGTCAAAGCGGATAAAATGAAATTGTATAAGGAACTGGCGGCATTTCTGACAGGGCCGCATATCGCCCGGGTTTGCGGAGCTGCGTTTTTCCCCTCTGTGCATCCGGCCGGGATGGCTGGTTTTCCTGACAATGCCGGATTTAAATGGTTAGGCTGGGATTTTATTAAGCAACATGATATGGAAATGCTGGCAGAAGAAATAAATGCCAAGTTCGTGCAGGAACAACAAAAATAA
- the mutS gene encoding DNA mismatch repair protein MutS — protein MTISYTPMLEQYREVKSRHSNEILFFRLGDFYEMFFEDAEVAARELEITLTSREGGQNTRVPMCGVPYHAADNYIAKLINKGFKVAICEQVEDPKQAKGIVRREVVKIVTPGTVLAENSLPDKANNYLALLYEEADELCLTSADISTGEFVWAVFAGSSRANLVCDQLYRLLPAELVLAGKLEGLAVISSFLAQRVPACAMTTLTNADLTVVSALPGHHFGDEALPASPAAQTAISYLLYYLHYTLKSDLSHINKLAAINAQDYLLLDASTLRNLEITRNMRDGGRKGTLLAVLDFTKTAMGSRLLKKWLEFPLLNPVAIAKRQDAISDLLDKRAVLDELKELLSDIYDFERILTRIEVGSANARDLTALRTSLAVLPAIKLTLQQCQSDLVTGIGGEVRSHVDVASMIATAIVDNPPFGVRDGGIIRTGYDLELDELRAIARDSKQWIQDLELRERETTGIKSLKIGYNKVFGYYIEVTHANTGAVPAYYIRKQTLVNAERYIMPELKDFETKVLGAQEKIVNIEYQLFAGIRDYIKERISEIQQTARQIAQLDVIMSLSEVAARYGYTRPDLNHKKELIIKDGRHPVVERLLTGEMFVPNDTGLNHHDSEIMIITGPNMAGKSTYMRQVALLTIMAQTGSFIPARAASIGPVDRIFTRVGASDDLATGQSTFMVEMTEAAQIIKFATANSLIILDEIGRGTSTFDGMSIARAVVEYIKDKVKAKTLFATHYHELTELAEYSKVIKNYSVAVKERGNDIVFLRRIVPGGADKSYGIHVAQLAGLPKRIIERAQQVLLELEQCKGQGGTDRTPLPAPLPAGRQQPAATISLFNSSIADEILAIDVMTLTPLEALNTLYKLQNKAREENGSL, from the coding sequence ATGACTATAAGCTACACCCCGATGTTAGAACAATACCGGGAAGTAAAAAGCAGGCACAGCAATGAAATATTGTTTTTCCGGCTAGGTGATTTCTATGAAATGTTTTTTGAAGATGCCGAGGTAGCGGCCCGCGAACTGGAGATTACCCTGACCTCGCGGGAAGGCGGACAGAATACCCGGGTACCTATGTGCGGCGTACCCTATCATGCTGCTGACAACTATATCGCTAAATTAATCAACAAAGGCTTTAAAGTGGCTATTTGTGAACAGGTTGAGGACCCAAAACAGGCCAAGGGTATTGTCAGGCGGGAAGTTGTCAAAATTGTTACCCCCGGTACGGTTCTGGCCGAGAATTCGCTGCCTGACAAGGCTAATAATTATCTGGCGCTGCTCTATGAGGAAGCCGATGAATTATGTTTGACATCAGCCGATATATCAACAGGAGAGTTCGTATGGGCTGTTTTTGCCGGCAGTTCCCGGGCTAATCTTGTTTGCGATCAGTTGTATCGCCTGCTGCCGGCAGAATTAGTCCTGGCAGGCAAGCTTGAGGGCCTTGCCGTCATTAGCAGTTTCCTGGCCCAAAGAGTGCCTGCTTGTGCGATGACCACCCTGACTAACGCTGATCTTACGGTGGTATCAGCACTGCCCGGCCACCATTTCGGCGACGAGGCACTCCCTGCCAGCCCGGCAGCACAAACCGCTATCAGTTATTTGCTGTATTATTTGCACTATACCCTAAAGAGCGACCTTTCTCATATTAACAAACTGGCAGCGATCAATGCTCAGGATTATTTGTTATTAGATGCATCTACCCTGCGTAATTTAGAAATTACCCGCAATATGCGTGACGGCGGGCGCAAAGGTACTTTGCTGGCGGTACTGGATTTTACCAAAACCGCAATGGGCAGCCGACTGCTTAAGAAATGGCTGGAGTTTCCCCTGTTAAATCCTGTTGCTATCGCTAAACGCCAGGATGCAATCAGCGATTTGCTTGATAAGCGGGCAGTTCTTGATGAGTTAAAAGAGCTGCTTAGTGATATCTATGATTTTGAACGCATTTTAACCAGAATTGAGGTCGGCAGTGCCAATGCGCGGGATTTAACGGCGCTGAGAACCTCGCTGGCCGTGCTGCCGGCGATAAAGCTAACATTGCAGCAGTGTCAGTCCGACCTGGTAACCGGTATTGGCGGTGAGGTTAGAAGCCATGTGGATGTGGCCAGCATGATTGCCACGGCGATTGTCGATAATCCGCCGTTTGGTGTCCGGGACGGGGGCATTATCAGAACCGGTTACGACCTGGAGCTGGATGAGCTTAGGGCTATTGCCCGAGACAGTAAACAATGGATTCAGGATTTGGAATTGCGGGAACGGGAAACAACAGGAATCAAATCGCTTAAAATAGGCTATAACAAGGTTTTTGGCTATTATATTGAAGTAACCCATGCCAATACCGGCGCTGTACCGGCTTATTATATCCGCAAGCAGACCCTTGTTAATGCTGAACGCTACATAATGCCGGAACTAAAAGACTTTGAGACTAAAGTGCTTGGCGCCCAGGAGAAAATTGTAAATATTGAATACCAGCTGTTTGCCGGTATCAGGGACTATATAAAGGAACGCATCAGTGAAATTCAACAGACAGCAAGACAAATTGCCCAATTAGATGTAATTATGTCCTTGAGCGAGGTTGCTGCCCGCTATGGTTATACCCGGCCTGATCTGAATCATAAGAAGGAACTTATAATTAAAGATGGCCGCCACCCGGTGGTGGAGCGGCTGTTAACCGGCGAGATGTTTGTACCTAATGATACCGGCTTAAACCACCATGACAGTGAAATCATGATTATTACCGGACCTAATATGGCTGGCAAGTCAACCTATATGCGACAGGTAGCGCTGTTGACCATTATGGCTCAGACCGGCAGCTTTATTCCGGCGCGGGCAGCCTCAATCGGACCGGTTGACCGGATCTTTACCCGGGTTGGTGCCAGTGATGACCTGGCAACAGGTCAAAGCACCTTCATGGTTGAAATGACGGAGGCTGCCCAAATCATAAAATTTGCCACTGCCAACAGCCTGATTATTTTAGATGAAATCGGCCGGGGGACCAGTACTTTTGATGGCATGAGTATTGCCAGGGCTGTTGTCGAATATATAAAAGACAAGGTTAAGGCGAAAACTTTATTTGCCACTCATTATCATGAGCTTACCGAGCTGGCTGAATACAGCAAAGTAATTAAAAATTATTCGGTAGCGGTTAAAGAACGGGGCAATGATATTGTATTTTTGCGGCGGATCGTACCGGGCGGGGCAGATAAAAGCTATGGTATTCATGTTGCCCAGCTGGCCGGACTGCCTAAACGTATTATTGAGCGGGCGCAACAGGTTTTACTGGAACTGGAGCAATGCAAAGGCCAGGGCGGGACTGACCGGACTCCTCTGCCCGCGCCACTGCCGGCCGGCCGGCAGCAGCCGGCAGCCACGATATCCCTGTTCAACTCAAGTATTGCTGATGAAATACTGGCAATTGATGTGATGACTCTTACCCCGCTGGAGGCCCTCAATACCCTGTATAAATTACAAAATAAAGCCAGAGAGGAAAACGGCAGCTTATGA
- the hfq gene encoding RNA chaperone Hfq, with product MTNKVINLQDSFLNQVRKENVPVIIYLVNGFQLRGAVRGFDNFTVIIENDGKQQLVYKHAISTVTPFRPLAANLHEKKEEAAKADK from the coding sequence TTGACTAATAAAGTCATTAATCTGCAAGACAGTTTTTTAAATCAAGTACGAAAAGAAAATGTGCCGGTAATTATATATCTGGTTAACGGGTTTCAACTGCGGGGAGCCGTAAGGGGTTTTGATAATTTCACCGTAATTATTGAAAACGACGGTAAACAGCAGTTGGTATATAAACACGCCATCTCGACAGTAACCCCCTTTCGTCCCTTGGCCGCAAATCTGCACGAGAAGAAGGAAGAAGCGGCTAAAGCTGATAAATAA
- a CDS encoding ATP-binding cassette domain-containing protein — protein sequence MWEVLAALSLRQLFIDYPHALDFFSSLPAGNRNDGQTVQLYFETLTEDQLQDLGLGYEELKTQFSAFMVQMEKLKVKAKTITTVTICGGIDKNGNPENIDLTIRAGEIICIVGPTGSGKSRLLADIEWVAQGDTPTKRQILVNGQVPDMTRRFAVEHKLVAQLSQNMNFIMDLTVREFVGMHAESRMVEQDRDIIQHIVDKANGLAGEPFQPDTPVTALSGGQSRALMIADTAYLSSSPIILIDEIENAGIDRKQALQLLVDKEKIVLMATHDPILALMGDKRLVIKNGGINQIIETTPAERKNLIRLEQIDRQLAGIRELLRQGELINDIPAAIK from the coding sequence ATGTGGGAAGTATTAGCGGCGTTGTCTTTGCGGCAGTTATTTATTGATTATCCCCATGCGCTTGATTTTTTTTCGTCTTTGCCGGCGGGCAACCGGAATGACGGTCAGACGGTGCAGCTGTACTTTGAGACCCTTACTGAAGACCAGCTGCAGGATTTGGGATTAGGCTATGAGGAACTTAAAACGCAGTTTAGTGCCTTTATGGTCCAAATGGAAAAATTAAAAGTAAAAGCAAAAACGATCACAACGGTAACCATTTGCGGCGGCATTGATAAAAACGGCAACCCGGAAAACATTGACTTAACGATCCGGGCTGGTGAAATTATCTGTATCGTTGGTCCAACCGGTTCGGGAAAAAGCAGGCTGCTGGCTGATATAGAATGGGTTGCCCAAGGGGATACGCCGACCAAACGCCAGATTCTGGTCAATGGGCAAGTTCCGGACATGACCAGGAGATTTGCCGTTGAACATAAGCTGGTGGCGCAATTATCACAAAATATGAATTTCATTATGGATCTGACAGTCCGTGAGTTTGTCGGGATGCATGCCGAGAGCAGAATGGTTGAACAAGACCGGGACATTATCCAGCATATTGTGGATAAGGCTAACGGACTGGCCGGTGAACCCTTTCAGCCGGACACACCTGTTACTGCGCTGAGCGGCGGCCAATCGCGGGCGCTTATGATTGCTGATACGGCATACTTAAGTTCGTCGCCGATTATCCTGATTGATGAAATTGAGAATGCCGGGATTGACCGTAAGCAAGCCTTGCAGCTGCTTGTTGACAAGGAAAAGATTGTGCTTATGGCTACCCATGACCCGATCCTGGCGCTCATGGGCGATAAACGGCTTGTTATAAAAAACGGGGGCATAAATCAGATTATTGAAACAACGCCGGCAGAACGAAAGAACCTGATCCGGCTTGAACAAATCGACCGTCAGCTGGCAGGCATTAGAGAATTATTGCGCCAGGGTGAGTTGATTAATGACATTCCGGCTGCGATTAAATAA
- the miaA gene encoding tRNA (adenosine(37)-N6)-dimethylallyltransferase MiaA, with protein MERLIVITGPTAVGKTQISIDLAKRLKTQIISGDSMLVYRGLDVGTAKPDRGERSGVVHHLIDILDPWEEFNVVDFQHYAQTLITQLNNDGIIPILAGGTGLYVRALLEGYQFNQAPSDEGLRQKLLGLAAQFGNQHLHTLLAQVQPDTAARLHPNDQRRIIRALEVHALSGETVSQAKAAPNQLLYDAVVIGLTMERAALYERINQRVDTMIQQGLTEEVGKLLRQGIAANCQAMQGIGYKEIVEHLAEGEGGDWLHAVNKVKKATRNFAKRQMTFYRRMPYIAWFDVGNRNNYDKTLETIYNHVAGTFGLR; from the coding sequence ATGGAGCGTTTAATTGTCATTACAGGCCCCACGGCTGTGGGAAAAACGCAAATAAGCATTGATCTGGCCAAGCGGCTGAAGACACAAATCATCTCCGGTGATTCAATGCTTGTATACCGCGGGCTGGATGTCGGTACCGCCAAACCTGACCGCGGCGAGCGCAGCGGGGTTGTGCATCATCTGATTGATATCCTTGACCCCTGGGAAGAGTTTAATGTTGTTGATTTTCAGCACTATGCGCAAACGCTGATTACCCAACTCAATAATGACGGAATTATTCCGATTCTAGCCGGCGGTACCGGACTGTATGTCAGGGCCTTGCTGGAGGGCTATCAGTTTAATCAGGCGCCAAGCGACGAAGGGCTGCGGCAAAAACTGCTTGGCCTGGCGGCCCAGTTCGGCAATCAGCATCTGCATACTTTGCTGGCGCAGGTACAGCCGGACACTGCCGCCAGGCTGCATCCTAATGATCAGCGACGGATAATCAGGGCGCTGGAGGTGCATGCCCTGAGTGGTGAGACTGTCTCGCAGGCTAAGGCCGCACCAAATCAGCTCCTGTATGATGCGGTTGTTATTGGCCTTACTATGGAGCGCGCCGCCTTATACGAGCGGATTAATCAACGGGTTGATACTATGATCCAGCAGGGACTGACCGAAGAGGTAGGGAAACTCCTGCGCCAGGGAATTGCCGCCAACTGTCAAGCCATGCAGGGGATCGGCTACAAAGAAATTGTTGAGCACCTGGCGGAGGGCGAGGGCGGGGATTGGCTGCACGCTGTCAATAAGGTGAAAAAGGCTACCCGCAATTTTGCCAAACGTCAAATGACTTTTTATCGGCGAATGCCTTATATAGCCTGGTTTGACGTTGGAAACCGCAATAATTATGATAAAACGTTGGAAACAATTTACAATCATGTTGCAGGAACGTTTGGTCTAAGGTAA
- a CDS encoding TOBE domain-containing protein, giving the protein MKISGRNKLEATVKEVVKGAVMAKVVMDCKGSELVAAITVDSVEDLKLAPGDKVTALVKATEMMVLK; this is encoded by the coding sequence ATGAAAATCAGTGGCAGAAACAAACTGGAAGCAACCGTAAAAGAAGTGGTAAAGGGTGCCGTTATGGCCAAAGTTGTCATGGATTGTAAAGGCAGTGAACTGGTAGCAGCAATTACGGTAGACTCGGTGGAGGATTTAAAGCTGGCTCCGGGGGACAAGGTTACAGCATTGGTTAAAGCCACCGAGATGATGGTGCTTAAATAA